In Halorientalis sp. LT38, a genomic segment contains:
- a CDS encoding alpha/beta fold hydrolase, producing MESVTSDDGTRISYEKHGEGPPLLLIHGGSSPKYWMPLIPSFADNYTVIVPHRRGVGKSGDSDDYSLERGIEDIQAVINDVSGTPSLFGHSFGGLLALETARRTPIKSLIVYEPAVLVGDYREQASLADQMQTRLEDGDRREAMKFYVREVMHGGEIENLDGWLRNWPPWPEIAELAENIVRINNAIEQYRLPDSITVDAPARLLTGTEGPPHLQDGIRAVDDAMNEGQIVEFDGVGHGGPSEAPEQVLPEIQEFLRSTNPQVSN from the coding sequence ATGGAATCAGTAACATCGGATGATGGAACTCGCATTAGCTATGAAAAACACGGCGAAGGGCCGCCCCTTCTTCTCATTCACGGAGGTTCTTCTCCGAAGTATTGGATGCCGCTTATCCCTAGCTTTGCCGACAACTACACAGTGATTGTCCCGCACCGACGGGGAGTGGGAAAAAGCGGCGACAGTGACGACTATTCCCTCGAAAGAGGCATTGAGGACATCCAAGCAGTCATCAACGATGTCTCAGGTACGCCCTCTCTTTTCGGCCACTCCTTCGGTGGACTCCTCGCACTTGAAACCGCTCGAAGAACGCCAATCAAGAGCCTCATCGTCTACGAACCCGCGGTTCTCGTCGGCGACTATCGCGAGCAAGCCTCCTTGGCCGATCAAATGCAGACTCGACTCGAAGATGGCGACCGCCGAGAGGCAATGAAGTTCTACGTTCGCGAAGTCATGCACGGTGGCGAAATCGAAAACCTGGATGGGTGGCTACGAAACTGGCCTCCCTGGCCAGAAATCGCTGAACTGGCCGAAAACATCGTGCGCATCAACAACGCTATCGAACAGTATCGTCTTCCCGATTCGATTACCGTTGATGCACCGGCGCGCCTCCTCACCGGGACCGAGGGACCCCCACATCTCCAGGACGGTATTCGTGCTGTAGATGATGCGATGAACGAAGGACAGATCGTTGAGTTCGACGGTGTCGGGCACGGCGGCCCGTCTGAAGCACCCGAGCAGGTCCTGCCCGAGATTCAGGAGTTCCTTCGATCCACAAACCCCCAAGTCTCTAACTAG
- a CDS encoding PstS family phosphate ABC transporter substrate-binding protein: MPADDEEYWPHDEYGIETDQNLADYWAGQYGFEPTGDRSEPPYVINVGLSHSERGLKAIKDGRVDIGNASAPAASELPNASQSTLDSLVDHVVAVDGQPIVVSREIYDSGVTSLTGDELKKIYKKEITNWSEVGGPDKEIRTIGRLEGSGTATAFRANLYGDPEAPIKPDDRKGMNQQVKQLVEQSDNAIAYLALAFVDPDGPVPPVALELDGTTYEYGKNLGATGYPLSRDLHCYTWEDTSKKEAAFIDMLLSEFGQETFVADNHYFTLPENRRATQLRRLPSQN; this comes from the coding sequence GTGCCCGCCGACGACGAGGAGTACTGGCCCCACGACGAGTACGGCATCGAGACCGACCAGAACCTCGCGGACTACTGGGCGGGGCAGTACGGGTTCGAACCGACCGGCGACCGCTCGGAGCCCCCGTATGTCATCAATGTGGGATTGAGCCACTCAGAGCGAGGGCTGAAAGCCATCAAAGACGGCCGCGTCGACATCGGAAACGCTTCGGCCCCTGCCGCGTCCGAACTCCCGAACGCGAGTCAGTCCACGCTGGACTCGCTCGTCGATCACGTCGTCGCTGTGGACGGCCAGCCCATCGTCGTCTCACGCGAAATCTACGACTCTGGCGTCACATCACTTACCGGCGACGAACTGAAGAAAATCTACAAAAAAGAGATTACCAACTGGAGTGAAGTCGGCGGTCCGGACAAGGAGATTCGGACAATCGGCCGGCTGGAGGGGTCCGGGACCGCAACTGCGTTCCGCGCGAACCTCTACGGCGATCCCGAGGCACCAATCAAACCCGACGACAGAAAGGGGATGAACCAGCAAGTTAAGCAACTCGTCGAGCAGTCCGACAACGCCATCGCCTATCTCGCGCTCGCGTTCGTCGACCCCGACGGTCCAGTCCCGCCGGTCGCGCTCGAACTCGACGGGACGACCTATGAGTACGGGAAAAACCTCGGTGCCACGGGGTACCCGCTCAGTCGCGACCTCCATTGCTACACGTGGGAGGACACGTCAAAGAAAGAGGCCGCCTTCATCGACATGCTCCTCTCGGAGTTCGGACAGGAGACGTTCGTCGCTGACAATCACTACTTTACCCTCCCCGAAAACCGGAGAGCGACCCAGCTTCGACGCCTGCCGAGCCAGAACTGA